The following coding sequences are from one Lolium rigidum isolate FL_2022 chromosome 6, APGP_CSIRO_Lrig_0.1, whole genome shotgun sequence window:
- the LOC124663217 gene encoding protein PLASTID MOVEMENT IMPAIRED 1-RELATED 1-like produces MSSRRPPPAAADRAAEAGDAALARDIVTLHKALSLDPSRRRRSLPLPPPSATADHKQPKLKPSSSPTTTTTSSSFWKKSLTAISHLGRRRLDCAFTLHVHSIDGLPTALDGSPLTVHFRRLSASASTRAVPPALGAAAFDEPLTQRSPVYFSRGAKNAVKYEPRAFAVAVNAAALELGRHEVDLTRLLPLSIDDLDDGGDSGFGKWTTSFRLSGVARGARLNVTFACALVPAAGEQQVAGLRRGSVARQAPTPVPARTRDVVRVLHEVLPSTTRPAKALAFAGDAGLDATKKAAVEPEEDGSPESKHCTSVEVKKGEGDLGHPDGDCYSAEFNVVEQGVEVALQDLEQLKPVEADYVAHPAQNFNGEANEEGTTKPAFLSDDPAKDDTVEVKLEEEPSDVAPETDDVGDKQAAPVQAALLPTSALEEDGQLAEDAELQDLESLFNKFSIVEPDEFDSPTLDDKLSRRMSCMGTEDGYSSASRKSRSRSVDASSDFVASEFLEMLGIEHSPFGPTTDSDSESPREKLWKQFEKEALESGDCILGLDFEDGADEASCDDFAEEFDLSAIIHEAELELQSAAPPIDATFTAKSLEDQEAEALMRQFGLNEKSFQSSPRGTRSGFGSPIDIPPELPLELPPLADGLGPFIQTEDGGFLRSMNPALFKNAKNNCSLVMQASSPIVLPAEMGSGIMEILHGLASVGIEKLSMQANKLMPLEDVNGKMMQQLAWGACPALESAGRYDLLENHSMEALAGGVSDAPLGKKKKRRGADLSSSLGGINASEYVSLEDLAPLAMEKIEALSIEGLRIQSGMSEEEAPSNISAHPVGEISSLQGKCAENTRTLGLEGTAGLQLLDVKQSGGDVDGLMGLSITLDEWMRLDSGVVDEEEQFSDRTSKILAAHHAKSMDLLAENQNADKKSRRSGRRWGLLGNNFTVALMVQLRDPLRNYEPVGTPMLSLIQVERVFIPPKPKIYNTVSEKGNSEEYYEEPKTEEILDKALVAEEKIEEEDSAPQFKVTEVHVAGFKSEPEKTKPWGNQTQQQAGSRWLLGAGMGKGNKNPLMKSKAIAKPTKDAAGQQGDTLWSISSRVHGPGTRWGELTGSKRNPNILLQKDKRFR; encoded by the exons ATGTCCTCGCGCCGccccccgccggcggccgccgaccgcgcggcggaggcgggcgacGCGGCCCTCGCGCGTGACATCGTCACGCTCCACAAGGCCCTCTCCCTCgacccctcgcgccgccgccgctcgctcccgCTCCCGCCCCCATCTGCCACCGCCGACCACAAGCAGCCCAAGCTCAAGCCTTCCTCCTCCC ccaccaccaccaccacctcctcctccttctggaaAAAGTCCCTGACAGCCATCTCCCACCTGGGCCGGCGCCGCCTGGACTGCGCCTTCACCCTACACGTACACTCCATCGACGGCCTCCCCACAGCCCTCGACGGCTCCCCGCTCACCGTCCACTTCCGCCGCCTCTCCGCCAGCGCCTCCACCCGCGCGGTCCCCCCAGCCCTGggcgccgccgccttcgacgAGCCCCTCACGCAGCGCTCGCCCGTCTACTTCTCGCGCGGGGCCAAGAACGCGGTCAAGTACGAGCCGCGGGCCTTCGCCGTCGCCGTCAACGCCGCCGCGCTCGAGCTCGGCAGGCACGAGGTCGACCTCACCCGGCTCCTCCCGCTCTCcatcgacgacctcgacgacggcggcgactccgGGTTCGGCAAGTGGACCACCAGCTTCCGCCTCTCCGGCGTCGCGCGCGGCGCGCGCCTCAACGTCACCTTCGCCTGCGCGCTCGTGCCCGCCGCCGGGGAGCAGCAGGTGGCCGGGCTCAGGCGCGGCTCCGTGGCGCGGCAGGCGCCCACGCCCGTGCCTGCACGGACCCGGGACGTCGTCAGGGTGCTGCACGAGGTTCTGCCCAGCACCACCAGGCCTGCCAAAGCCTTGGCCTTTGCTGGTGACGCAGGTCTTGATGCCACAAAAAAGGCAGCAGTAGAACCCGAGGAGGATGGCTCGCCGGAGTCAAAGCATTGCACGTCGGTGGAGGTGAAGAAGGGGGAGGGGGACTTGGGGCACCCAGATGGCGATTGCTACAGCGCAGAGTTCAATGTGGTTGAGCAGGGAGTTGAGGTCGCCCTCCAGGATCTGGAGCAGCTCAAACCTGTCGAAGCTGACTATGTGGCTCATCCTGCACAGAATTTTAATGGCGAAGCTAATGAAGAGGGAACGACCAAGCCTGCATTTTTAAGCGACGATCCTGCTAAAGACGACACCGTTGAAGTGAAGCTGGAAGAGGAGCCCAGCGATGTCGCTCCTGAAACGGACGATGTGGGAGACAAGCAGGCTGCGCCTGTACAAGCAGCCTTGCTCCCTACTTCAGCATTGGAAGAAGATGGTCAGCTGGCAGAGGATGCAGAACTGCAGGATCTGGAGTCTTTATTCAACAAATTCTCAATTGTGGAGCCAGATGAATTTGATTCGCCAACTCTAGACGATAAGCTTTCTAGGCGAATGAGCTGCATGGGCACGGAAGACGGTTACAGTTCCGCCAGCAGGAAGAGCAGATCACGCAGCGTGGATGCTTCGTCTGATTTTGTTGCTAGCGAGTTTTTGGAAATGCTTGGGATAGAGCATAGCCCATTTGGGCCAACCACAGACAGTGATTCAGAGTCGCCGAGAGAGAAGCTTTGGAAGCAATTCGAAAAAGAAGCTCTGGAGTCTGGGGACTGTATTCTAGGTTTGGATTTCGAAGATGGAGCGGACGAAGCTAGTTGTGACGACTTTGCAGAGGAATTTGATCTCTCCGCAATCATACACGAGGCTGAGCTTGAGCTGCAGAGTGCAGCTCCGCCCATAGACGCCACATTTACAGCCAAGTCACTGGAAGACCAGGAAGCTGAAGCTTTGATGCGTCAGTTCGGGCTAAATGAGAAGTCCTTCCAATCTTCCCCACGTGGAACTAGAAGTGGGTTTGGTAGCCCCATTGACATACCACCTGAGCTGCCCCTCGAGCTGCCGCCTTTGGCTGATGGTTTGGGCCCATTTATTCAGACAGAAGATGGAGGATTTCTGCGGTCGATGAATCCAGCTCTTTTCAAGAATGCAAAGAACAACTGTAGCCTGGTCATGCAGGCTTCTTCTCCAATCGTGTTACCAGCAGAAATGGGCTCTGGAATTATGGAGATATTGCACGGTCTAGCTTCAGTTGGAATCGAAAAGCTATCAATGCAAGCAAACAAACTTATGCCCTTGGAAGATGTGAATGGCAAAATGATGCAGCAGCTCGCCTGGGGGGCTTGTCCTGCTCTAGAGTCTGCTGGAAG ATATGACCTATTGGAGAACCATAGCATGGAAGCTTTGGCAGGAGGGGTCAGTGATGCTCCCttgggaaagaagaagaaaagaagaggtGCTGATCTGTCATCATCATTGGGTGGGATAAATGCTTCAGAATATGTTTCACTTGAGGACCTTGCCCCATTAGCTATGGAAAAAATTGAAGCCCTTTCTATTGAGGGTCTGAGGATACAATCTGGCATGTCTGAAGAAGAGGCACCCTCCAATATCAGTGCCCACCCTGTTGGTGAGATTTCATCTCTGCAAGGAAAATGCGCAGAGAATACACGGACCCTTGGGTTAGAAGGGACTGCGGGATTGCAGCTTCTGGATGTTAAACAAAGTGGTGGTGATGTTGATGGACTAATGGGATTATCAATCACTCTAGATGAGTGGATGAGACTTGATTCTGGAGTGGTCGATGAAGAGGAACAGTTCAGTGACCGTACATCGAAAATACTTGCTGCCCACCATGCCAAATCAATGGACCTACTTGCTGAAAACCAGAATGCGGACAAGAAAAGCAGAAGATCTGGTAGAAGATGGGGTTTGTTGGGGAACAACTTCACAGTTGCTCTTATGGTTCAGTTGCGTGACCCGCTACGTAACTATGAGCCAGTTGGCACACCGATGCTTTCTCTGATTCAAGTGGAGAGGGTTTTTATTCCCCCAAAGCCCAAGATATACAACACTGTTTCGGAGAAAGGTAACAGTGAGGAATATTATGAGGAGCCCAAGACTGAGGAGATTCTAGATAAGGCATTGGTTGCTGAAGAAAAGATCGAGGAGGAAGATTCTGCCCCTCAGTTTAAAGTCACAGAAGTGCATGTAGCTGGCTTTAAGAGCGAGCCTGAGAAGACAAAACCATGGGGTAATCAAACACAGCAGCAAGCTGGCTCAAGATGGCTGCTAGGAGCTGGCATGGGTAAAGGCAACAAGAATCCTCTGATGAAATCCAAAGCTATTGCAAAGCCAACGAAAGATGCGGCTGGCCAGCAAGGAGACACCCTCTGGAGCATTTCTTCACGCGTTCATGGACCAGGGACGAGATGGGGCGAGCTAACAGGATCTAAGAGGAACCCAAATATCCTCCTCCAAAAGGATAAGAGATTTCGGTGA